From the genome of Candidatus Edwardsbacteria bacterium:
ACTTACCAAGGTTAATATAATATTTTTCATATTTTCCTCCTTTAGTTAGTTAATTGTTGTTTATTTGTACCGTCCGAATTCATGATCCATAATTTACCGTATTTCGCGCAGCAATTAGTATAAACTATCTTAGTCCCATCAGGGGACCATGTTGGCGTTTCGCCACATTCAACAAACAAATCACTTCCGGTCATTAAAGACGTTTGATTAGTACCATCTGAATTCATTACACATATTACCGGCAATCTTTCAGGTGTCATATAATCATAAGCTATTTTATTACCATCATTAGAATATTCCAAATGTCTAACATCGCCATTGATTGTTGTCAACCTTATAGTATCGCCCGTAATAACATTTACTTTATAAATAAATGTGCGAAAACCAGGCCCTGTATAGCTGTAATCAAAACTGGAACAAATTATGTTCAAATTATCTGAAGACCAATCCGGATCTCTCCCCACTGTTGTAAATTTACTTTTATTACCACCATCATTGTCCATAACCCAAAGGCCATCATTTACATCACTATAAAATACATCATAAGCTATTTTCGATCCGTCTTGACTCCATGATGGGAATGCAGCTTGAACACCAGTCGTTAATTGCACTAGACTATCACCATTTGATTTTATTTTACAAATATTATTATTTAGTGAAAAAACTACCCATTGCCCATCAGGGGACCAATCAGGGTGCCTACTACTTGAATATGAAGGATCATAATATTCTATTAAAAATGGCTGCATATTGCTGCCATCGCTATTTACAAGCCAAAGACCGGCCGTCAGGTCGCCAAATAATGTATCAATATAATATGGATCACCATTAAAATAAATAATATTATACCCTGTCGGTTTCCAGCTTGGTTCCAAATGAACTCTCCCATATACGGGTTTTTCTGGTGTTGGTTCTGGCACAACCGGCTCTACCTTGCTGCAACTTACACTTGTTGCAAGCAAAGCCATACATAACAACTTGAATATAATTTCCATTATAGTATCCCTTCACGAATTAACCTTGTTTGTAATTGTAATTTATTTAGGCATATCTGTCAAGTATTATTTTATCGTGGGGGGGGGGGATATTTAGGGTGTATAATTATGTAACTAGCGTTTGTTTTCTAAATAAAAACCCCTGTCGGCTTTTTACAAAGCGAACAGGGGTTAACATTGGTTAACATTAAATATTTTGTTAAACTCTCCACCCGGCAATCTTGCCCTGGATTACACCGGCCAATTCCTCGATCTTATGCCGCTCCTGCCCCATGCTGTCCCGGTCCCTTAAGGTCACTGTCTGGTCCTGCAGGGTCTGGAAGTCCACCGTGACGCAAAACGGGGTGCCGATCTCGTCCTGGCGGCGGTAGAGCTTGCCTATCCCGGCGGTGTCGTCGTAGATCGTGCGCAGGGTGGGCTGAAGCAGGGCCTTGATGTTCTTGGCTGTCACCACGATGCCCGGCTCGTTCTTCTTGAGCGGCAGAACGGCCACCTTGATGGGAGCCAATTCGGGGTGCAGCTTCAGGACGGTACGGGTATGCTCATCGCAAAGTTTGCCCACCGTCAAGCGGACCTTTTTAAGCAGTTCGATCCGGTCGGCTCCCGGCAGACTACAGGCGGCATCGATCTCCAGCAAGGAGTCCGGCAGTTTTTCCATCGAACCCTGAAGTGATCTTTCTATGGCCTGCAACTGCTCCAGGGTGGGGCCGTCCTGACCGGGCTTTTTTAGGGCCTCGGCTATCTTCTTGCCGATGCTCTTCAGGGCCGCGGCCGCGGCCTCCTTCAGCGGGGCCAGTGACTCATCTGATGGCTGGCTGAGCTGCTCTTCATTATAAGCCTCGCATAAAAAGGCCAGGGTGGCCCGGTCGGCCCCGGCCGATGGTTCGATGACATAGGGAATATATTTGGCCCCCTTCTTGCCGGTGGCAGGATCGGTGTAGGCCTCGTCGAAATATTCCATCTTTTCGGTGGAATGTTCGTTCTTGTTGAGTTTGAGCCGAGCCAAATCTTCTTCTGGAACATTGTTGCTGTGGGCCGTCAGGTCGTAATCCTGGCGGTTGGCCACCCCTTCCAGCTCGCTCCAGCCCAGTGAGCCGGGAAACAGATATTCCAGGTCCACGCAGGCCTTGGCGTAATGGGCCAGTTCCTCCTTGGCCTGGGGGCGTTTCTTTAAGCGCTCGGGGCTCAGGCCCAGGTTGATATACCAGTTATAACGGGCCTCCACCCATTCCTGGTGCAGCTGGTCGTCGGTCTTCTCGCCGGGCTGGAGGTATTGCGGCGGCTTGCAGAAATATTCTATCTCCATCTGCTCGAACTCCCGGGTCCGGAAGATGAAATTGCCCGGGGTGATCTCGTTGCGGAAGGCCTTGCCGATCTGGGCGATGCCGAAGGGCAGTTTGCGCCGCATGGACTGCAGGACATTGAGAAAATTGGCGAAGATGCCCTGGGCGGTCTCGGGCCGCAGGTAGGCCAGGCCGCTCTCGTCATGGACCGGGCCGACGTAGGTCTTGAACATCCCGTTGAAATCGCGGGGCTCGGTCAGCTCGCCACCGCACTCCGGGCATTTATCCCCCTTGACATGGTCGGCCCGGAATCTTTTACGGCATTTCTTGCAGTCCACCAGCGGGTCCACAAAGGTCTTCTCGTGCCCGGAATACTGCCACACCAGGCGGTTCATGATGATGGCGGCGTCCAGGCCCTCCATGTCATCCCGGCTGTAGACCACGCTTTTCCACCAGGCCTTTTTGACGTTGTTCTTGAGCTCCACCCCCAGCGGGCCGTAATCCCAGGTGGAGCCCAGCCCGCCGTAGATCTCGGAGGATTGGAATATGATCCCCCGCCGCTTGGACAGGGAGACTATCTTTTCAAAGGCATTGTCTGGTCTGGGCACTTAAATTTCCTCGC
Proteins encoded in this window:
- the glyS gene encoding glycine--tRNA ligase, with protein sequence MPRPDNAFEKIVSLSKRRGIIFQSSEIYGGLGSTWDYGPLGVELKNNVKKAWWKSVVYSRDDMEGLDAAIIMNRLVWQYSGHEKTFVDPLVDCKKCRKRFRADHVKGDKCPECGGELTEPRDFNGMFKTYVGPVHDESGLAYLRPETAQGIFANFLNVLQSMRRKLPFGIAQIGKAFRNEITPGNFIFRTREFEQMEIEYFCKPPQYLQPGEKTDDQLHQEWVEARYNWYINLGLSPERLKKRPQAKEELAHYAKACVDLEYLFPGSLGWSELEGVANRQDYDLTAHSNNVPEEDLARLKLNKNEHSTEKMEYFDEAYTDPATGKKGAKYIPYVIEPSAGADRATLAFLCEAYNEEQLSQPSDESLAPLKEAAAAALKSIGKKIAEALKKPGQDGPTLEQLQAIERSLQGSMEKLPDSLLEIDAACSLPGADRIELLKKVRLTVGKLCDEHTRTVLKLHPELAPIKVAVLPLKKNEPGIVVTAKNIKALLQPTLRTIYDDTAGIGKLYRRQDEIGTPFCVTVDFQTLQDQTVTLRDRDSMGQERHKIEELAGVIQGKIAGWRV